In Anas acuta chromosome 5, bAnaAcu1.1, whole genome shotgun sequence, a single window of DNA contains:
- the LRRC4C gene encoding leucine-rich repeat-containing protein 4C, with protein sequence MLNKMTLHPQQIMIGPRFNRALFDPLLVVLLALQLLVVAGLVRAQTCPSVCSCSNQFSKVICVRKNLRDVPDGISTNTRLLNLHENQIQIIKVNSFKHLRHLEILQLSRNHIRTIEIGAFNGLANLNTLELFDNRLTTIPNGAFVYLSKLKELWLRNNPIESIPSYAFNRIPSLRRLDLGELKRLSYISEGAFEGLSNLRYLNLAMCNLREIPNLTPLVKLDELDLSGNHLTAIRPGSFQGLMHLQKLWMIQSQIQVIERNAFDNLQSLVEINLAHNNLTLLPHDLFTPLRLERIHLHHNPWNCNCDILWLSWWIKDKAPSNTACCARCHTPPSLKGRYIGELDLNYFTCYAPVIVEPPADLNVTEGMAAEMKCRASTSLTSVSWITPNGSVMTHGAYRVRIAVLSDGTLNFTKVTVQDTGLYTCMVSNSVGNTTASATLNVTALDNPGYTYFSTVTVETVEPSQDEAQTTEQVGPTPVTNWETTNMTTSLTPQSTRSTEKTFTIPVTDANNGIPGIDEVMKTTKIIIGCFVAITLMAAVMLVIFYKMRKQHHRQNHHAPTRTVEIINVDDELTGDTPIESHLPMPAIEHEHLNHYNSYKSPFNHTTTVNTINSIHSSVHEPLLIRMNSKDNVQETQI encoded by the coding sequence ATGTTGAACAAGATGACCTTACATCCACAGCAGATAATGATAGGTCCTAGGTTTAACAGGGCCCTATTTGACCCCCTGCTTGTGGTGCTGTTGGCTCTTCAGCTTCTTGTGGTAGCTGGTCTAGTGAGGGCTCAAACTTGCCCTTctgtctgctcctgcagcaacCAGTTCAGTAAAGTGATTTGTGTACGGAAAAATCTGAGAGACGTGCCAGACGGCATCTCCACCAACACCCGGTTACTCAACCTCCATGAAAATCAGATCCAAATCATTAAAGTGAATAGCTTCAAGCATCTGAGGCACCTAGAaatcctgcagctcagcaggaaTCACATCAGAACAATTGAAATAGGGGCCTTCAATGGTCTGGCCAATCTCAATACTTTGGAACTCTTTGACAATCGTCTGACCACTATCCCAAATGGGGCTTTTGTATACCTGTCAAAACTGAAGGAACTTTGGTTGAGAAACAACCCCATTGAGAGCATTCCTTCTTATGCTTTTAACAGAATTCCTTCTCTCCGGAGGTTGGATTTGGGAGAATTGAAAAGGCTTTCATATATCTCAGAAGGTGCCTTTGAAGGTCTGTCCAACTTGAGGTATTTGAACCTTGCCATGTGCAATCTTCGAGAGATTCCTAACCTCACCCCACTTGTAAAACTGGATGAGTTAGATCTTTCTGGGAATCATCTGACTGCCATCCGGCCAGGTTCCTTCCAAGGGTTAATGCATCTTCAGAAACTGTGGATGATACAGTCCCAGATTCAAGTGATAGAAAGGAATGCTTTCGATAACCTTCAATCACTTGTGGAGATCAATCTGGCACACAATAATTTAACACTACTGCCTCATGACCTGTTCACACCGCTCCGTCTCGAAAGGATCCACCTGCATCACAATCCTTGGAACTGCAACTGTGATATCCTTTGGCTCAGCTGGTGGATTAAAGACAAAGCACCCTCCAATACTGCGTGCTGTGCCCGTTGCCACACACCTCCTAGTTTGAAAGGAAGGTACATTGGTGAGCTGGACCTGAACTACTTCACGTGTTACGCTCCAGTCATAGTGGAGCCACCAGCAGACCTCAACGTCACTGAAGGCATGGCTGCAGAGATGAAATGCCGGGCATCAACCTCCCTGACCTCTGTATCTTGGATTACTCCAAATGGATCTGTTATGACACATGGGGCATACAGAGTTCGGATTGCTGTGCTCAGTGATGGCACGTTGAATTTTACAAAGGTAACTGTGCAAGACACGGGTTTGTATACATGCATGGTGAGTAACTCTGTTGGGAATACCACAGCTTCTGCCACACTGAATGTGACTGCCCTGGATAACCCTGGTTACACATACTTTTCAACTGTCACAGTAGAGACTGTGGAACCTTCTCAGGATGAGGCACAGACCACAGAGCAGGTTGGGCCCACACCAGTTACCAACTGGGAGACCACTAACATGACAACCTCACTCACTCCACAGAGCACAAGATCAACAGAAAAAACGTTCACCATTCCTGTGACGGACGCAAACAATGGGATCCCAGGAATAGATGAGGTTATGAAGACTACCAAAATCATAATTGGTTGTTTTGTGGCTATCACTCTCATGGCTGCTGTGATGCTGGTAATTTTCTACAAAATGAGGAAACAGCATCACCGGCAGAACCATCATGCTCCAACACGGACTGTAGAGATCATTAATGTGGATGATGAGCTTACAGGTGACACACCCATAGAGAGTCACTTGCCCATGCCAGCAATAGAGCATGAGCACCTAAATCACTATAACTCTTATAAGTCTCCTTTCAACCACACAACAACAGTTAACACAATAAATTCAATACACAGTTCAGTGCATGAACCGTTATTGATCCGAATGAACTCAAAAGACAATGTACAAGAGACTCAGATCTAA